From the genome of Alosa alosa isolate M-15738 ecotype Scorff River chromosome 18, AALO_Geno_1.1, whole genome shotgun sequence, one region includes:
- the csgalnact2 gene encoding chondroitin sulfate N-acetylgalactosaminyltransferase 2: MPRRGLPLQGRARWLLLGIFLLLVLLLFAYLLECTPPPEASLALPGLGAEPYGREHYQALLQEQEERHISRANSLKRQIAQLKQELQEMNEKLKALQERKEAPAAGGLGLAGDKDQEPGDLLEYLHAQIDKAEVSTGARLPSEYALVPFESFTATKVFQLEMGLTRHPEEKPVRKDRRDELVEVIEAGLDVINNPDEEDGQEDDVPMQRQMYTEGHFIEGLYRTERDKGTLYELFFAKENSNEFRHVTLFRPFGPLMKVRSMSVETTYTIINLIVPLSGRTDTFTQFLHNFREVCIQQDKRVYLTVVYFGQKGLQDVKISLQKMSSEENFTDYTLIPVDEEFSRGRGLDIGAHAWKRSADVLMFFCDVDIYFTLEFLNSCRLNAAPNKKVFYPVVFSLYNPAIVYGNLELAPPIEHQLIHKKDTGFWRDFGFGMTCQYRCDFLDIGGFDLEVKGWGVEDVHLYRKYLRSDTIVVRTPVSSLFHLWHEKQCADELTPEQYRMCIQSKAMNEASHPHLGMLVFREEIENHLRKQAYKTQIKAEE; encoded by the exons ATGCCCAGACGGGGACTACCACTGCAGGGCAGGGCACGCTGGCTCCTCCTGGGCATCTtcctgctgctggtgttgtTACTGTTTGCCTACCTGCTGGAGTGCACACCACCCCCCGAAGCCAGCTTGGCCCTGCCAGGTCTGGGGGCTGAGCCGTACGGCCGGGAGCACTACCAGGCCCTGCtccaggagcaggaggagcgcCACATCAGTCGTGCCAACAGCCTGAAGCGGCAGATTGCCCAGCTCAAGCAGGAGCTGCAGGAGATGAACGAGAAGCTCAAGGCTCTGCAGGAGCGCAAGGAGGCCCCGGCGGCCGGAGGCCTGGGCCTGGCCGGCGACAAAGACCAGGAGCCCGGAGACCTGCTGGAGTACCTGCACGCACAGATCGACAAGGCCGAGGTCAGCACGGGTGCGAGGCTGCCCAGCGAGTACGCCCTGGTACCCTTCGAGAGCTTCACCGCCACCAAGGTGTTCCAGCTGGAGATGGGCCTCACGCGGCACCCTGAGGAGAAGCCTGTGAGGAAGGACCGGCGCGACGAGCTGGTGGAGGTGATCGAAGCGGGGCTGGATGTCATCAACAATCCGGACGAGGAGGACGGTCAAGAGGATGATGTGCCCATGCAGAGACAAATGTACACTGAGGGCCATTTCATAGAAG GgctgtacaggactgagcgagACAAAGGCACTCTCTATGAACTCTTCTTTGCTAAAGAAAATTCGAATGAATTCCGCCACGTCACTCTCTTCCGGCCATTTGGGCCACTAATGAAGGTGCGGAGCATGTCTGTGGAGACCACCTATACCATCATCAACCTCATAGTGCCTCTCTCAGGCAGGACTGACACTTTCACTCAGTTCCTCCACAACTTCAG AGAAGTATGCATACAGCAAGACAAGCGAGTCTATCTTACTGTGGTGTACTTTGGGCAGAAAGGACTGCAGGATGTTAAGATTTCTCTTCAAAAAATGTCCAG TGAGGAGAATTTTACTGACTACACCTTGATTCCTGTGGATGAGGAGTTTTCCCGCGGCCGTGGCCTTGACATTGGCGCTCATGCCTGGAAGAGGAGTGCTGATGTCCTCATGTTCTTCTGTGATGTGGACATCTACTTTACCCTGGAATTTCTCAACTCCTGCCGCCTTAATGCAGCTCCTA ATAAGAAAGTCTTCTATCCAGTGGTATTCAGCCTCTACAATCCTGCAATCGTCTATGGGAATCTTGAGCTGGCTCCTCCCATTGAACATCAGTTG ATTCATAAAAAAGACACAGGATTTTGGAGAGATTTTGGTTTTGGTATGACTTGCCAATACCGATGTGACTTTTTAGACATTG GTGGCTTTGATCTGGAGGTAAAAGGCTGGGGCGTGGAGGATGTCCACCTGTACAGGAAGTACCTGCGGAGCGACACCATTGTGGTGCGAACGCCCGTGTCCAGCCTTTTCCACCTGTGGCATGAGAAGCAGTGCGCAGACGAGCTCACCCCGGAGCAGTACCGCATGTGCATCCAGTCCAAGGCCATGAACGAGgcctcccacccccacctggGAATGCTGGTGTTCCGGGAGGAGATCGAGAACCACCTCCGGAAGCAGGCCTACAAGACTCAGATCAAAGCAGAGGAGTAG